The following coding sequences are from one Frigoribacterium sp. Leaf415 window:
- a CDS encoding bifunctional methylenetetrahydrofolate dehydrogenase/methenyltetrahydrofolate cyclohydrolase: MKLDGTALAAAVKDDLRLRVDALKARGVAPGLGTILVGANPGSLSYVAGKHRDCAEVGIESIRIDLPDTATEAEIRQAIETMNADPAVTAFIIQLPLPAGIDPTAMLELMDPAKDADGLHPVNLGELVLAVPGGKGSIDTPLPCTPRGIVEMLHAYDIPIAGTHVTIIGQGLTVGRPLGLLLTRLEATATLTHSRTVDVAAEVRRADIVVAAAGVAGLVKPDWVKPGAAVIDVGITRVLNDETGKYKLRGDVDPAVAAVAGFQSPVPGGVGPMTRAMLLKNVVEAAERP, from the coding sequence GTGAAGCTCGACGGGACGGCTCTGGCCGCCGCCGTCAAGGACGACCTGCGCCTCCGGGTGGACGCCCTCAAGGCCCGCGGCGTCGCGCCAGGGCTCGGCACGATCCTGGTCGGGGCGAACCCCGGCTCGTTGTCCTACGTCGCGGGCAAGCACCGTGACTGCGCCGAGGTCGGCATCGAGTCCATCCGCATCGACCTGCCCGACACGGCGACCGAGGCCGAGATCCGTCAGGCCATCGAGACGATGAACGCCGACCCCGCGGTCACGGCGTTCATCATCCAGCTGCCGCTGCCCGCCGGCATCGACCCCACGGCGATGCTCGAACTGATGGACCCGGCCAAGGACGCCGACGGTCTGCACCCGGTCAACCTCGGCGAGCTCGTGCTGGCGGTGCCGGGTGGCAAGGGCTCGATCGACACGCCCCTGCCGTGCACGCCGCGCGGAATCGTCGAGATGTTGCACGCCTACGACATCCCGATCGCGGGGACGCACGTCACGATCATCGGGCAGGGGCTGACGGTGGGGCGCCCGCTCGGGCTGCTGCTGACCCGCCTCGAGGCGACGGCGACGCTGACGCACTCGCGGACGGTCGACGTGGCCGCCGAGGTACGTCGGGCCGACATCGTCGTGGCCGCCGCCGGCGTCGCCGGGCTCGTCAAGCCGGACTGGGTGAAGCCCGGGGCCGCCGTGATCGACGTCGGCATCACCCGTGTGCTGAACGACGAGACGGGCAAGTACAAGCTGCGCGGGGACGTCGACCCCGCGGTCGCCGCGGTGGCGGGCTTCCAGTCGCCCGTGCCGGGTGGTGTCGGGCCGATGACCCGGGCCATGCTGCTGAAGAACGTGGTCGAGGCCGCCGAGCGCCCCTGA